A genome region from Candidatus Cloacimonadota bacterium includes the following:
- a CDS encoding D-alanine--D-alanine ligase: MKLGLTYDLRDNYLKEGLTEEETAEMDSVSTIDALEETIRDLGYQIDKIGNIKSLVSKLALGERWDLVFNIAEGVYGMGREAQVPAVLDAYRIPYTFSDTIVLAVALQKALTKRIVSDLGIPTSDFFSVRTEDAISLVKLPFPLFAKPVAEGTGRGVNDRSIINNKEELEATCLDLLRTYKQPVLVERYLPGREFTVGIIGTGAKTQTVGVMEVVLKPTSDVEVYGYKAKELCEQLIDYIPATGETAEKAKKMALIVHKGINCRDSSRVDFKEDENGELQFLEINPLAGLHPTHSDLPIICSFFNISYKELIYRIIESAKERITPQNK, from the coding sequence ATGAAATTAGGATTGACTTATGACTTACGGGATAATTATCTGAAAGAAGGTTTAACGGAAGAAGAAACTGCTGAAATGGATAGTGTTAGTACCATAGATGCCTTAGAAGAAACCATTCGTGATTTAGGTTATCAGATAGATAAGATTGGTAATATTAAAAGCCTAGTATCAAAACTGGCCTTAGGTGAAAGATGGGATTTGGTTTTCAATATCGCTGAAGGTGTCTATGGTATGGGGAGAGAAGCTCAAGTCCCGGCAGTATTAGATGCCTATCGAATACCCTATACTTTCTCTGATACGATTGTCTTAGCAGTAGCTCTACAGAAGGCATTAACAAAACGAATAGTCAGTGATTTGGGTATTCCCACTTCCGATTTTTTCTCTGTTAGAACAGAAGATGCCATTTCTCTGGTGAAACTGCCTTTTCCTTTATTCGCAAAACCTGTTGCAGAGGGTACAGGAAGAGGTGTTAATGACCGATCAATTATCAATAATAAAGAAGAATTGGAAGCTACTTGTCTAGATCTTCTCAGAACATACAAACAACCTGTTTTAGTGGAGAGGTATTTACCCGGTAGAGAATTCACTGTCGGTATCATTGGTACTGGGGCAAAAACACAGACAGTGGGAGTGATGGAGGTAGTGTTGAAACCAACATCAGATGTCGAGGTTTATGGGTATAAAGCAAAAGAGCTCTGTGAACAATTGATAGATTATATCCCTGCAACGGGCGAGACTGCCGAGAAAGCCAAAAAGATGGCGTTGATTGTACACAAAGGCATAAACTGCCGTGATTCATCACGGGTCGATTTTAAAGAAGATGAGAATGGTGAATTACAATTTTTGGAGATCAATCCATTAGCCGGATTACACCCTACGCATTCTGATCTGCCAATAATATGTAGTTTTTTTAATATCTCATATAAAGAACTAATTTATCGTATCATTGAATCGGCGAAAGAGAGAATTACGCCACAAAATAAATAG
- a CDS encoding secondary thiamine-phosphate synthase enzyme YjbQ produces the protein MKSIRKELWFEVPTRRALINITHQVEEVLRDSGVKEGILLCNAMHITASVFINDDEPGLHHDFQVWLEKLAPEKPYNQYRHNGYEDNADAHLKRTVMGREVVVAITDNKLDLGPWEQIFYGEFDGKRKKRVLIKIIGE, from the coding sequence ATGAAATCAATTCGTAAAGAACTCTGGTTTGAAGTGCCTACCCGCAGGGCATTGATCAATATTACTCATCAAGTTGAAGAGGTTTTAAGAGATAGTGGGGTTAAAGAAGGCATTCTTTTGTGTAATGCCATGCATATCACTGCCAGTGTCTTCATAAATGACGATGAACCGGGTTTACATCACGACTTTCAAGTATGGTTGGAAAAATTAGCTCCGGAAAAACCTTATAATCAATACCGACATAACGGATATGAAGATAATGCTGATGCACATCTAAAAAGAACAGTCATGGGGAGAGAAGTTGTCGTAGCTATAACCGATAATAAACTTGATCTTGGTCCTTGGGAACAGATATTCTATGGAGAATTTGATGGAAAAAGAAAAAAGAGAGTGTTAATCAAAATAATTGGTGAATGA
- a CDS encoding LapA family protein, protein MNPKIILLIVLAIIFIILIVQNSKPIEVDILFWSINMSQIIVFFLILLIGFVGGYIVAKLENRRKHEI, encoded by the coding sequence ATGAATCCCAAAATTATCCTTTTAATAGTCCTGGCTATAATTTTTATCATTCTAATCGTTCAAAACTCCAAACCGATTGAGGTTGATATTCTATTCTGGAGTATCAATATGTCACAGATTATCGTCTTTTTCCTTATCCTTTTAATAGGTTTTGTGGGAGGCTATATAGTTGCTAAGCTTGAAAATAGAAGAAAACACGAGATTTAA
- a CDS encoding P1 family peptidase has protein sequence MNPKEQEKRTGIRDLGITIGRFKTGKYNAITDVYGVRVGHTTIIEDGVRVPRTKDLSCVRTGVTAILPAYDSLLDRLFVAGGFILNGIGEMTGFTQVMEWGWLETPILLTNTMSIGQVHSGVISHISSKYPDLGRDSDVIIPVIGETDDSFLNDVRISRIKEEDVIRAFESARSGYIKQGSVGAGTGMTTFDFAGGIGSSSRILPAEDGGYTIGVLVLSNFGKMRNLTIDGSVVGRELDPLFPQDGRREYSYGSVIVVVATDAPLLNSQLNRLSKRAALGLGRVGSYAASTSGEIIISFSVGNKLYRKERNRFKHQSIRFINDAHINALYEGVIEATEEAVLNAMFYSKGIHGRKDHQSPPIPYDEIVKIIKQGKKINQ, from the coding sequence ATGAATCCAAAAGAGCAGGAAAAAAGAACAGGTATTCGAGATTTAGGGATCACAATCGGTCGCTTTAAAACCGGTAAGTATAACGCCATAACCGATGTATACGGTGTCCGGGTAGGGCATACTACTATTATTGAAGATGGAGTCAGGGTACCGAGAACAAAGGATTTGAGTTGTGTAAGAACTGGTGTTACGGCAATTCTACCCGCCTATGATTCCCTACTCGATAGATTATTCGTTGCTGGTGGTTTTATCCTTAACGGAATAGGAGAAATGACCGGTTTTACTCAGGTAATGGAGTGGGGATGGCTGGAGACCCCGATCTTACTGACTAACACAATGTCAATTGGTCAGGTTCATAGCGGTGTCATTTCACATATTAGCAGTAAGTATCCCGATTTAGGACGAGATTCCGACGTGATTATTCCTGTCATAGGGGAGACCGATGATTCTTTTTTAAATGATGTGAGAATAAGTAGAATCAAAGAAGAAGATGTTATCAGAGCTTTTGAATCAGCTCGCAGCGGGTACATCAAACAGGGTTCGGTAGGAGCAGGCACTGGTATGACAACTTTTGATTTTGCCGGGGGAATAGGTAGTTCTTCTCGTATTCTTCCCGCCGAAGATGGGGGTTATACTATAGGTGTCTTGGTTTTATCAAATTTTGGGAAGATGAGAAATTTGACTATAGATGGATCAGTTGTAGGTCGGGAGCTTGATCCTTTATTCCCTCAAGATGGGCGAAGAGAATACAGTTATGGTTCTGTTATTGTGGTAGTTGCTACCGATGCTCCTTTATTAAACAGTCAGTTAAACAGATTATCAAAAAGAGCTGCACTTGGTTTAGGCAGAGTTGGTTCCTATGCAGCCTCAACAAGTGGCGAAATCATTATCTCCTTTTCTGTAGGTAATAAACTCTATCGCAAAGAACGTAACAGATTTAAGCATCAAAGCATCAGATTCATCAATGATGCCCACATAAATGCCCTATATGAAGGAGTAATAGAAGCAACCGAAGAAGCTGTCTTGAATGCTATGTTTTATTCCAAGGGTATTCACGGGAGAAAAGACCATCAGAGTCCGCCTATTCCTTATGATGAGATAGTCAAAATAATTAAACAAGGCAAGAAAATCAACCAATAA
- a CDS encoding T9SS type A sorting domain-containing protein, protein MYSKKLIPSMTMIMLLTLISVTLFAEMDIRVQEDMREIKEKYRTAFRDFRNLIRFAPNSTRDLAMSEMIFQFIDYDTEDWENSDKSNFSYDVHGRMQAIYHYWWDDYEELWVDHPITTFLNWDDNDNLVELIYHFYEEPYDLVFSVITQTFNANNQITNVIMEFYDEDEEELVLWREMEFYYDNNGFAEWSLMIDYEYMEYERISISYDDSDRFNEILTEYSPDADIWYPSELSLIEYHPNDNSGYQEFQDFINSFALMIGMDDPIWLPQPMFLTETLHDWESGDWHPVERDVFTYYPDNTLESRIYEVYFVEWYPENRIYYLYNVRDQLDMIYLQYYHYFEEEWVDYERYLITMSETSSIEDDYLTLQPFRVANYPNPFNPETTIRFELPFDQKTELSIVNIKGQTVRTLLNELKSAGVHHIVWDGKDNNGKTLSSGVYFYHLNSDKQTLSGKMLLLK, encoded by the coding sequence ATGTATAGTAAAAAACTTATCCCTTCAATGACTATGATAATGCTGCTAACTCTTATCAGTGTCACTCTCTTTGCTGAGATGGACATAAGAGTACAAGAAGATATGAGGGAGATTAAAGAAAAATATCGAACTGCTTTCAGAGATTTTAGAAATTTAATCAGATTTGCGCCTAATTCGACCCGAGATTTAGCAATGTCTGAAATGATTTTTCAGTTTATTGATTACGATACAGAAGATTGGGAAAATTCTGATAAATCCAATTTCAGTTATGATGTTCATGGGAGGATGCAGGCAATATATCATTATTGGTGGGATGATTATGAAGAGCTATGGGTTGATCATCCAATAACGACCTTTTTAAACTGGGACGATAATGATAATTTAGTTGAACTTATCTATCATTTTTATGAGGAGCCCTACGATTTAGTTTTTTCTGTTATTACTCAAACATTTAATGCCAACAATCAGATAACCAATGTAATAATGGAGTTTTATGATGAAGATGAAGAAGAATTAGTTCTCTGGAGAGAGATGGAGTTCTACTATGATAACAATGGATTTGCTGAATGGTCTTTGATGATCGATTATGAGTATATGGAATACGAAAGAATCAGTATTTCTTATGATGATTCCGATCGCTTTAATGAAATCTTAACTGAGTATTCACCAGATGCAGATATCTGGTATCCTTCTGAATTATCGCTGATAGAATATCACCCTAATGATAATAGCGGTTATCAAGAATTTCAGGACTTCATCAACAGTTTTGCCCTGATGATCGGAATGGATGATCCAATATGGCTACCTCAACCAATGTTTCTCACCGAAACTCTTCATGACTGGGAAAGTGGAGATTGGCATCCCGTTGAAAGAGATGTCTTTACTTATTATCCCGATAACACGTTAGAATCAAGAATTTATGAAGTTTATTTCGTCGAATGGTATCCTGAAAACCGTATTTATTATTTATACAATGTCCGAGATCAACTGGACATGATATATCTTCAATACTATCATTATTTTGAAGAAGAATGGGTCGATTACGAAAGATATCTAATAACAATGTCTGAAACATCTAGTATCGAAGATGATTATCTTACGCTACAACCCTTTAGAGTAGCTAATTATCCGAATCCCTTCAATCCAGAAACTACGATTAGATTCGAACTTCCCTTTGACCAGAAAACCGAACTTTCCATCGTCAATATAAAAGGACAGACAGTTCGAACTCTGCTAAATGAACTAAAATCAGCAGGTGTGCATCATATAGTTTGGGATGGTAAAGACAATAATGGCAAAACACTTTCATCCGGAGTCTATTTCTATCATTTAAATAGTGATAAGCAAACTTTATCGGGTAAGATGCTGTTGTTAAAATAA